The following coding sequences lie in one Klebsiella huaxiensis genomic window:
- the kduD gene encoding 2-dehydro-3-deoxy-D-gluconate 5-dehydrogenase KduD has product MILDAFSLQGKVAVVSGCDTGLGQGMAVGLAEAGCDIVGINIVEPTETIERVTALGRRFLSLTADLRQIDGIPQLLERAVAEFGHIDILVNNAGLIRREDAIEFSEKNWDDVMNLNIKSVFFMSQAAAKHFIAQGNGGKIINIASMLSFQGGIRVPSYTASKSAVMGVTRLLANEWAKHGINVNALAPGYMATNNTQQLRADEQRSSEILDRIPAGRWGLPSDLMGPVVFLASSASDYINGYTVAVDGGWLAR; this is encoded by the coding sequence ATGATTCTCGATGCATTCTCCCTACAGGGCAAAGTGGCTGTTGTCAGCGGTTGTGATACCGGTCTGGGCCAGGGCATGGCGGTCGGTCTGGCGGAAGCTGGCTGCGATATCGTGGGTATCAATATTGTTGAACCGACGGAAACCATTGAACGCGTTACCGCGCTGGGCCGTCGTTTTCTTAGCCTGACCGCAGATCTGCGCCAGATTGACGGCATTCCGCAGCTGCTGGAGCGCGCGGTGGCTGAATTTGGTCATATCGACATCCTGGTGAACAACGCTGGTCTGATTCGTCGTGAAGACGCTATCGAGTTTAGCGAGAAAAACTGGGACGACGTGATGAACCTGAACATTAAGAGTGTGTTCTTTATGTCTCAGGCGGCGGCGAAGCACTTTATCGCTCAGGGCAACGGCGGCAAGATCATTAACATCGCATCCATGCTCTCCTTCCAGGGCGGGATCCGCGTGCCGTCTTACACCGCGTCTAAAAGCGCGGTGATGGGCGTGACCCGTCTGCTGGCCAACGAGTGGGCGAAGCATGGTATCAACGTGAACGCGCTTGCGCCGGGCTATATGGCGACCAACAACACCCAGCAGCTGCGCGCCGACGAACAGCGCAGCAGCGAGATCCTCGACCGTATCCCGGCGGGGCGTTGGGGCCTGCCGAGCGACCTGATGGGGCCGGTGGTATTCCTGGCTTCCAGCGCTTCTGACTACATCAATGG
- a CDS encoding oligogalacturonate lyase family protein, producing the protein MAKGMRVKLNYEVSRDPDTGAEITRLTPPEVTCHRNYFYQKCFFNDGSHLLFAGEFDGNWNYYLLDLAKAEAVQLTEGAGDNTFGGFLSPDDKSLYYVKNDRTLLEVNLTTLQEREVYRVADDWVGYGTWVANSDCTKLVGIEIAKSDWTPLNDWQIFHDFFHKGPHCRLLRVDLQTGESSVIHEEKKWLGHPIYRPFDDNTVAFCHEGPHDLVDARMWMVNEDGSNVRKVKEHAEGESCTHEFWVPNGSALVYVSYLKGQQGRTIYSFNPDTGVNEAVMQMPACSHLMSNFDGTMLVGDGSGTPVDVKDTSGYTIDNDPYLYAFDVAKQAYFRIARHDTSWATVANSRQVTHPHPSFTPDDSAILFSSDKDGKPAVYIAKLPSHPEMLKA; encoded by the coding sequence ATGGCTAAAGGCATGCGGGTTAAATTGAATTATGAAGTCAGCCGCGATCCGGACACCGGCGCGGAGATCACCCGCTTAACCCCACCGGAAGTGACCTGTCATCGTAACTATTTCTATCAGAAGTGTTTTTTCAATGATGGCAGCCATTTGCTGTTTGCCGGCGAGTTCGACGGCAACTGGAACTACTATCTGCTGGATCTGGCGAAAGCCGAGGCGGTTCAGCTAACGGAAGGTGCCGGTGACAATACTTTTGGCGGTTTCCTTTCCCCGGATGATAAATCCCTCTATTACGTGAAGAACGACCGTACACTGCTGGAAGTTAACCTCACCACCCTGCAAGAGCGTGAAGTTTACCGCGTTGCCGATGATTGGGTTGGTTACGGTACCTGGGTGGCAAACAGCGATTGCACTAAGCTGGTTGGGATCGAGATCGCCAAAAGCGACTGGACGCCGCTCAACGACTGGCAGATTTTCCACGATTTCTTCCACAAAGGCCCCCACTGCCGCCTGCTGCGCGTCGATCTGCAAACCGGCGAAAGCAGCGTGATCCACGAAGAGAAAAAATGGCTCGGCCACCCGATTTATCGTCCTTTCGATGACAACACGGTTGCTTTCTGTCATGAAGGTCCGCACGACCTGGTGGATGCGCGGATGTGGATGGTGAATGAAGACGGCAGCAACGTGCGCAAAGTCAAAGAGCATGCCGAAGGCGAAAGCTGCACCCACGAATTCTGGGTGCCGAACGGCTCCGCGCTGGTATACGTCTCTTATCTGAAGGGGCAGCAGGGCCGCACAATTTATAGCTTCAATCCGGATACCGGCGTCAATGAAGCGGTGATGCAGATGCCAGCCTGTTCGCATCTGATGAGTAACTTCGACGGCACCATGCTGGTGGGCGATGGTTCCGGTACCCCGGTGGATGTAAAAGACACCAGTGGCTACACCATTGATAACGATCCGTATCTATACGCATTTGACGTCGCGAAGCAGGCATATTTCCGCATCGCGCGTCACGATACCTCATGGGCAACGGTGGCCAATAGTCGCCAGGTGACCCACCCACATCCGTCCTTTACGCCGGATGATAGCGCCATTTTGTTCAGTTCCGATAAAGACGGCAAACCTGCCGTTTATATTGCGAAGCTGCCATCGCATCCTGAGATGCTGAAGGCATAG